Proteins encoded by one window of Melanotaenia boesemani isolate fMelBoe1 chromosome 10, fMelBoe1.pri, whole genome shotgun sequence:
- the LOC121647490 gene encoding uncharacterized protein LOC121647490 — translation MQPLPEDSAGGRTLLNSVHKHSPSKLKELELFYEETSTLPPEKRTRLEGEPTEIAKDGTEWREEQLGPHLHFTPIEAYDADGEPTAKARRSIGSRLQSFLCFITLDMLRRIQQWTNQHARQTEQVDWFMDLPELKAFIAVIILRGVTHVPSLRDSWSANLGNPHIIATMARNRFQNIMQHLRFDDRFTRNQRAEIDRFAAISDVWGSFVNNCISSYNPGRHITINEQLFPSKTRCTFLQYIASKPDKFGIKFWVACDLKSKYICNVLPYLGKDPSRPSGERLSESVVMKLMEPFMDKGRTVTTDNFFTSLSLAQRLRSRRTSILGTVNKIRREIPQSTRQKDQAEFTTRVFSTPEATLTVYAPKRKKMVYVLSSMHTVIENEDTPKKKPNTACTGVQERRVDFLIELAKELAKSHVSAKKAHKEEVYLQQPLTPSPGKRAKCQVPGEPVQEELKRRGLQLADFPLESTEGPELALLIGADYYWHIVSGKIQRIINSLVAIESSFGWALQGPVSASSLTDATCMHISVSEGAQISKQLHAFWNMESPGIVDKGAQNSEEAEALSHFEQTLAYKDGRYRVELPRRSEGLISQTTTELQRDVLKALRGD, via the exons atgcagccattacctgaggattCAGCAGGGGGCAGGACTCTGCTCAATTCTGTGCACAAACACTCTCCATCAAAACTAAAGGAACTTGAGCTGTTTT atgaggagacttcCACTCTTCCTCCAGAAAAGAGAACTCGGTTGGAGGGTGAGCCAACAGAAATCGCTAAAGATGGTACAGAGTGGcgtgaagaacagctggggccACATCTCCATTTCACTCCAATAGAAGCATACGAtgcagatggagagccaacagCTAAGGCCAGGAGAAGTATCGGGAGTCGTCTTCAGAGCTTCCTGTGTTTCATTACGCTCGACATGCTTCGAAGGATTCAGCAATGGACAaatcagcatgcacggcaaacgGAGCAAGTGGATTGGTTCATGGACCTCCCAGAACTGAAGGCATTTATTGCAGTCAtaatcttgcggggggtgaccCATGTTCCATCCCTACGTGACAGCTGGTCCGCCAATCTGGGAAACCCACacatcattgctactatggcccgaaaccgcttccaaaacatcatgcaacatcTACGCTTTGATGACAGGTTCACACGCAACCAGAGAGCAGAGATTGATAGGTTTGCGGCAATTTCGGATGTTTGGGGATCTTTCGTCAATAACTGCATCTCATCCTacaaccctggtcgacacatcaccaTCAACGAACAACTCTTCCCATCAAAGACTCGCTGCACTTtcctgcagtacattgcaagtAAACCCGACAAATTTGGCATCAAGTTTTGGGTAGCCTGTGACTTGAAATCGAAGTACATTTGCAACGTCCTCCCATATCTTGgaaaggaccccagtcgtccaaGTGGAGAGAGACTGTCTGAGAGTGTTGTCATGAAGCTGATGGAGCcattcatggataagggcagaactgtaaccaCAGACAATTTCTTCACATCTCTGTCTCTTGCACAACGCCTGCGTAGCCGTAGAACCTCCATCCTCGGCACcgtcaacaagattcgccgcGAAATTCCacagtcaactagacagaaggaccagGCTGAATTCACCACACGAGTGTTTTCCACCCCCGAAGCAACCCTGACAGTATATGCGCCAAAACGAAAGAAGATGGTCTACGTCCTCAGTAGCATGCACACAGTGATTGAGAATGAAGATACCCCCAAAAAgaagccaaacact GCATGCACTGGAGTGCAGGAGAGACGGGTGGACTTCCTGATTGAGCTGGCAAAAGAGTTGGCCAAATCTCATGTGAGCGCGAAGAAGGCACACAAGGAGGAAGTGTATCTGCAGCAACCTctcacacctagccctgggaaaagagCCAAGTGTCAG GTCCCTGGTGAACCTGTCCAAGAGGAGCTGAAGAGAAGGGGCCTCCAGCTCGCAGATTTCCCACTTGAAAGCACTGAGGGTCCCGAGCTAGCACTGCTGATAGGAGCTGACTATTACTGGCATATTGTGTCTGGCAAAATTCAGCGAATAATCAATTCTCTAGTAGCCATAGAAAGCAGCTTTGGATGGGCTCTGCAAGGACCAGTGTCTGCGTCCAGCTTGACTGATGCCACATGCATGCATATTAGCGTAAGTGAGGGCGCACAGATTTCAAAGCAGCTACATGCCTTTTGGAATATGGAGTCTCCTGGCATTGTAGACAAAGGAGCCCAAAACTCAGAAGAAGCAGAGGCGCTCAGTCACTTTGAACAGACTCTGGCTTACAAGGACGGCCGATACCGAGTTGAGTTGCCACGGCGATCTGAAGGCCTTATCTCCCAGACAACTACGGAGTTGCAAAGAGACGTTTTGAAGGCCTTAAGAGGAGACTAA